The following are encoded together in the Ezakiella massiliensis genome:
- a CDS encoding class III lanthipeptide: MSKKILELQKMQSKKADKVVSRKSGTSGSCTLKSAISLFC; this comes from the coding sequence ATGTCAAAGAAGATTCTAGAGTTGCAAAAAATGCAATCAAAAAAAGCTGATAAAGTTGTATCTAGAAAATCTGGTACAAGTGGATCTTGTACACTTAAGAGTGCAATCAGCCTATTTTGCTAA